In Streptomyces sclerotialus, the DNA window AGGACGACGAAGACGCCGAAGAAGAGCAGTGAGGTGCCCAGGTCCCGTTCCAGGACCAGGACGGCCACGCTGACCAGCCAGATCGCGACGATGGGGCCGAGCACCCGGCCGGTGGGGAACTGGAGCCGCCACAGCCGGCGGCCGGTGTACGCGAGCCCGTGCCGGTTCGCGGCGAGGTAGGCCGCGAAGAAGACGCTGATCAGGATCTTCGCGAACTCGCCGGGCTGGATGGAGAACCCGGCGAACCGGATCCAGATCTTCGCGCCGTTGACCGCGGGGAAGAGGATCGGCACGACCATCAGGACGAGCGCGGCGGCGGCGCTGAGGTAGGCGTACCGCTGCAGCACCCGGTGGTCCCGCAGCAGCGCCACCACGCCGATGAAGAGCGCCACGCCGAGCGCGGACCAGATCAGCTGGGTGGGGGCCGCCTCGTCCTTCGGGGTCTCCTGGTCGAGCCGGAAGATCAGGACCAGGCCGAGGCCGTTGAGCAGGACCGCGATCGGCAGCAGCAGCGGGTCGGCGTACGGCGCGCGGAACCGTACGGCGAGATGGCCGAGAAGCGCCAGGACGGCCAGGCCCGCGCCGTAGCTCGCGGCGCCGGCCGGGACGGTGCCGTGCCGGGCGAGGCCGACCTCGACGTAACCGTAGACGCTGATCAGAACGGCGGCGGCGAGCAGCAGCAGTTCGGTCCCGCGGCGCCTGGGCAGCCGGATACCTGGGGGAGGGGCGTCCGCCGTCGCGGCCGTGGTCGCGGTCATGTCAGGCAAAGTAGCAAGAGGCCGGGCGTATGCCGCCGAGGGTGATCATGATCAGGCCCTTGTGCCGCGGATGTGCCGATACGTGGCGGACGCGCCGCCGGCGGGGCTGCGGCGGGGGGCTGCTGTCGATGTGCTGCTGCCGATGTGCCGCGGGATTCCATCGGTGCGCGGGACGCCGGGGGCAAGCGGGGGGAAACGGTGGCCGATGGGGGCGCACCTCACGTAACAGACGTTCATCTTGTTATCACTTCGCCACCAGGTCGCTTGGTCAGCACGGGTATCGGCCAGGCAGTATTGCGGGCATGACCAAAATCCGCTCGGGCGTCACCGCTTGGCTGGCCCGCAGATATCTCGCGCGGACTCAGAAAAAGGGCTTCGATCTGTCTCGTATGCCCTTCTTGCCCGAGTCCACTCTCATGCCGCTGCGTCGCCACGGCCTTGACCCGGTGGCCGACTTGTCGGAATTGCGGCAGAAGTCGCCGGTGAGTGTGCTTCCCGTGCCGCTCGCCTCCAACGTGTGGCTGGTCACCGGCTACGACGAGGTGAAGGAGGTGCTGGGCAAGGCGAAGGCCTTCAGCAGCGATTACACCAACCTCGTCGGCAACGCCGGCGCCGACGCCGGGAAGAACCCCGGCGGCCTGGGCTTCGCCGACCCGCCGGACCACACCCGGCTGCGCCGGCTGCTGACCCCCGAATTCACCATGCGCCGGCTCGGCCGGCTCACTCCGCGCATCCACGAGATCGTCGAGGACCGGCTGACGGAGATGGAGCGCCTGGGGCGCTCGGGGGAGCCCGTCGACATCGTCCACACCTTCGCCCTGCCCATTCCGTCCCTCGTCATCTGCGAACTGCTGGGAGTTCCCTACGAGGACCGCGCGGACTTCGAGCGGCTGAGCGCGGCCCGCTTCGACCTTTTCGGCGGCGCGAGTGCCTCGTTCGGTGCCATATCGGAATCGCTCGCCTATTTCCAGGAGATCGTCAAGAAGGAGCGCAAGGATCCCGGTGACGGCCTGCTCGGCCAGATCGTCCGGGACCACGGCGACACCGTCACCGACGACGAGCTGGCCGGACTGGCCGACGGCGTACTCACCGGCGGCTTCGAGACCACCGCGAGCATGCTGGCGCTCGGCGCCCTCGTCCTGCTGCGCGACCCGGACCACTTCGCCGCGCTGAAGGACGGCGACGACGCCGCCGACCGCTACGTCGAGGAATTGCTGCGCTATCTCACCGTCGTGCAGGTCGCCTTTCCCCGGTTCGCCCGGGAGGAGGTGGAGATCGGCGGGGTCCGCATCGCCGAGGGCGACGTCGTACTGTGCTCGCTCAGCGGCGCCGACCGGGACGGAAAGCTCGGCCCGGACATGGAACAGTTCGATCCGAACCGCAAGGTCCCCTCACATCTCGCATTCGGTTACGGAATCCACCGCTGCGTCGGCGCCGAGCTGGCCCGAATGGAACTCCGCGCCGCTTATCCGGCACTGGTCCGCAGATTCCCGAACATGCGCCTCGCCGTTCCGGAACAGGAACTGGCGTTCCGCAAGCTGTCCATCGTCTACGGGGTCGAGTCACTGCCGGTACGGCTGCACGGCTGACTCCCCGCCCCCTCAGCAAGCCCCTGAGACCGGGTGGCTCGACCGGCCGAACCACCCGGCCTCAGGGGTACCTGGGGAAGCGCCCTGGGGTCGGCCGATCCATCGAAGCAACGTGACGATGCCGGGGTCTGTCCACTTTCGCCCCGGCAGGGACTGCCGGGGCCGGGTGTCAGGCCTTCGCGCTTCGCTCGTCCATGAGGCGGGCGATGTCCGAGAGCGTGGCACTCTCGAGCAGCTCGTCGTCACTTATCTCAATGCCGAGTCGCTTGCTGAGCAGCATGGACAGCTCCACCATGGCCAGCGAATCCAGCCCGGCCTCCTCGCGGCCGGCTTCCGGCCGCACGTCGCCCTCCGTCAGCTGCAATTCTTCGATCAGGATGGTTTTGAGGGCCTCGTACACGGCTTCTCCTCGTAGGTAGGGACATGGGCATGCCATTAGTGGCGTGGCGCCCCGGCAGGGGGCCGACTCGGGTGCTCGTGTCTGGAAGGTTTGGACGGCCGGCGTCGCAGTAGGGGTGCCTGACGTCGCGCCTCCCCTCAGGGCCGGTGGACCCCGGCATGCATCAGTGGTCGAAAAGCTCCAGCCCGGGCCAGAGGACCGTTGCGGCGCCCCACGTCAAACCGCCCCCGAAGGCTGTGAGCAGAACCCGGTGCCCCGGCGCCAGGGAGCCGTCGGCCGCCGCCTGCGCCAACAGGATGGGTACTGACGCGCCCGCGGTGTTGCCCACCTGCTCGATGTTCTGTGCCCGACGGTCTGCGGGAAGGCCGAGCTCGGAGGCGACAGCCGCAGTGATCCGGGCATTGGCCTGGTGCGCGACCAGCCGGTCGACCTCGTCCATCCGCCACCCGGCGGCTTCCGTAGCGGTGATCGCTGCCGCGCTCATCCGCTCCACCGCGTGGCGGAACACCTTACGGCCCTGCATTTGGAAGTACGTCTGTTCCTCCGCGGCCGGCCGGCCCGCCGACCGTTGCCGGGAGCCGCCTGCTTCCACAGCGATCAAATCACTGTGCTCACCGTCGCTGCCCAGGACGACGCGCCCGATCGCGCCCGGTTCGGAGGCGGATCCGCGGCGCAGCACCATTGCACCGGCACCGTCACCGAAGATCGGAACGGTGGCACGGTCCTCCGGGTCGAGCAAAGTGGTGAACGTCTCAGCAGCGATGAGCAGTACCCGGTCCGCGAGGCCCGTCGCGATGAAACCGGCGGCCGTCGCCAGCCCGTACAGGAAACCGGTGCACACCGCGGAAACGTCGAAGGCGGCGATTCCGGTCAACCCCAGCCGTGATGCCACCTCCGGGGCCGTTGCGGGGCAAGGCCGGTCCGGCGTGGTCGTGGCGAGCACGAGGGCCTGCACGTCACTGCTTCCCGCGGATTTCAGCGCCCGGGCCCCCGCCTCCACCGCCAAGTCGGATGTGGCCGTACCGGGACCGGCGACATGGCGGGAAGCGATGCCGGTCCTGCTGCGGATCCACTCCTCCGAGGTGTCCAGTCGGGAGCTGAGGTCTGCGTTGGTCACCACCTGTGGCGGCAACCAGTGCCCGATGCCGCACATGACCGCGGCGGTGTCCCGCGGGTCGGTCAGCGGTATACCGCCCATCAGTGCCAACTCACCGCAGGACGGCAGGCGCTCCAGGAAATCAGTCGCAAAGTGCTTCACCCCGTTGGTCGTCAGTGATCACGAGCGGCCAGTGTAAGGGGGGAGTCTCGCGAGGTCACCAGCCCCGCGAAGGCCGCGGAAGGCCCGTACCGCCGGTGGCGCACGTACCGATCCGGTGTGTAATGACGCCGAATCAAGTAACGGGATCAAGCAGGCTCTTGGGCGTCACCCTGTTGATCTTGGTACGGGTGGTCAGTACCCTCGCCCCATGACGCTCAAGGCCCTTAGTACCAGTCAGTTCGAAAACTTCGAACGTGATGGGTACTGCATAGTCCCGTCCTTCTTGAGTCCGGACGATCTGACCCATGTCAGGAACTACTACGAGCGCGCTGCCGAGGCGCAGTCGTCATCCCGTCCGGCCCAGGACGCCACGGCGTGGGACCGGGACGGCAGCAGCGCCAATGTCCTCCGCAAGGCTCCGGCGCCCTTGGACAATGACCCCGAATGCCGTCGAATCTTCACTTCTCCCCGGGTTCTTGATCACGTGGAGGACCTGATCGGCCCCAACATCTACCTGCATTCCTCGAAGCTACTCTTTAAGCCGGCGCGAACCGGTCGTCGCAAGCCCATGCATCAGGACCTGGCGTACTGGGATGACATGACGGCGCGTCAGGTCACGTTGTGGTGTGCGATCGACCGCGTGACGGCCGAGAGCGGCGGGATGGAGCTCATCCCGGGCTCGCACAACCGTCAGTTGCAGCAGCACGAGGAGCTGGACGACTGGCAGTTGCGGGAGGACGCGCTGGACCTCAGCCAGGTGCACGTGCCCGAAATGGAGCCCGGCGACGCGCTCTTCCTGGATGTCCTGACGATTCACGCCAGCGGGCAGAATCGTTCCGACCACGATCGCCTTGCCGCCGTTGTCAACTACTACTCGCGTCCGAAGAGTGCGGCGCAGAAGTCGCGCTATGGGTCGACCGAACCCCTTCGCGAGCCGCACCACAACATTGCTTAGGTGGTCATGTCCTCCATAGTGCCTCAGGCCGGCGAAGACGGCCCTGTCGTCCTCGGGATATCGTGCAGTCACGATGCCTCGGCCTGTTTGCTGCGCGGCGGCGAGGTCGTCGCCGCCATCCAGCTCGAGCGGCTGACCAGGGTCAAGCACGACGGTCGTCCTTACCTCAATACGCGGGTGGCTGCCGACTACTGTCTGAACGCCGCTGGAATGACCGGCGATGACGTGGACGTGTTCGCGTTCAACACGCAGAACCTCGTACCCAGTCAGGTGGGGCTCAACTTCCCGTTCGCCGACGAGAGTTTCGATCTCTTCGACCCGGTGGGTGAACGGTCGGTGTTCGTCTCCCATCACCTGGCTCATGCCTTTGCCACATACTTCTCCGCCCCCTTCGACCGCGCGGCAGTCTGGGTCGTGGACGGATCCGGCGGGAGCGTGATCGGGGCCGACGACCTTCTCCTGCGCGGTCCCGAACTGGCCGAATACGTGAACACGCCGCTGCCCACTCCTCGGCCGCCGTACCACGTCGAGTCTGCCTACGTCTTCGACCGCTCCGGGTATCGCCTGGTGGACCGGACCGTGGCCGCTTCATTCCACCCGATGTGCGGTTCCTCCTCTCTGGGCGAGACGTACGCGTCGGTCTCCCAGTACGTGTTCGGGGACTGGCAGGAAGGCGGAAAGCTGATGGGCCTCGCACCCTATGGCGAGGCTTCGAGGTTCGGGGAGAGCCTGCTCGTACAGGACGAAACCGGTAGGTACCGGTTCAGCAGTGAATGGAAGCAGGGCTTGCGCCGTGCGAACAAGCGCGGCCGACCCATGGAGTACCGAGACCTGGCCGCACGAGTGCAGGCCGATCTCGAGGTGGCGCTGGTCGACCGGGCCTCTCGTGTCCTGGAACGCACCGGTGAGAGCAACCTCGCCTACGCCGGTGGTGTGGCGCTCAACAGCGTCGCGAATCAGCGCATCGTGTGCGAGTCCGGCGCGCAGCGGTTCTACGCCATGCCCGCCAGCCACGACGCGGGCATCTCGATCGGTGTGGCGGCAGCCGCGCATTACCTTCTGACCGGAGACGCCAAGGGCGCCCCGATCACCCATGATTTCCTCGGGAAGCCCTATGCTCCCGAAGAGGTCGATGTGGCTCTGAAGGAGCGGAATGGTTACCTCCGCACCGAGGAATTCGCCCTGGAGCAGATCGTCGACCGACTCGAGAGCGGCCAGGTGGTCGGCTGGTTCGAGGGCGGCGCGGAGTTCGGCCCGCGGGCACTCGGCCATCGCTCGATCATGGCGGCCCCCTTTGACCGTGCCATGTGGGAACACCTCAATCGCTCGATCAAGTACCGCGAGGAATTCCGGCCCTACGCACCGATCGTTCCGATCGAGGACGCCGAGAAGTTCTTCGAGATGGGTCCGGACCCCGAGAGTCCGTACATGCTGCGGGTGGTACGGGTACGGCCGGAGTGGCGCGATCGGCTGGGCGCCGTCACGCACGTCGACGGAACGGCCCGCGTGCAGACCGTCGATCGTGTTCGCACTCCGCGGTGGCATGCCCTCCTCACCGCTTTCGGTGCCCGTACCGGTGTCCCGGTCCTGGTCAACACCAGCATGAACGTCCGAGGTGAGCCGGTCGTCGAGACACCGGGGCAGGCGATCGACGTGCTGCTGGCCACGCAAATGGACGCGCTCGTGCTCGAGGACCGCGTCGTGTTCCCGACCGAATGGGCGTCCGATGATCTGGAGGCATACGCGCTGAGCCGTGCACCGGGCGTGGAACTTTCGGCGAGTGCGGGCGAGAGCGGTCCGGAATGCCGGCTGACCAGCCGGGCCCGCAGCAGCCTGGTCAAGGAACTTCCGCTGTCCGTCTTCCTGCTGCTGTCGGAGGCCGACGGGGAGACGTCGCTCGGCGACCTGCTGAAGCGGCACTGCGTCGAGTCGGTAGAGCGTGCCGAAGCCGTGCGTATCGTCCGTGAGCTGCTCACGGACCGGCTGCTGCTAACCAAGGAAGGGGGCAGCCGCTCATGACCGGGCGCACGGACCTGAACGTCGCCGTCCTGGGCGCAGGTATGATCGGGATCGACCTGGCCAGCAGGATCGGTCGATCGGCGTCCTTGAAGTGCGGACTGGTGGTGGGGCGGGACGACCAGTCCCTGGGCCTGCGGCGTGCAGCCGAACTCGGCTGGGCGACCACGGCCGGCGGGATCGACGCGCTGGTCGACGCCCCGCGCCCGTTCGATATCGTGTTCGACGCCACCAATGCGTTGTCACACGCTGAGCACTGGGCCCGACTCGAGCCGCTGGGAACGACGCTGATCGATCTCACCCCCAGCAGGGTCGGACACATGGTCGCCCCTACGGTGAACGTGGCGGACGCGCTCCAATGTGGGAATGTCAACCTGATCAGTTGCGGCGGTCAGGCATCCATCCCCATCCTGCACGCGCTCACCCGCCAGTACGAGCCCGACTACATCGAGGTGGTCACCACCGCTGCCAGCCCCAGCGTGGGCCGTGCCACTCGTCTCAATCTGGACGAGTACATCGCGACCACCCAGGAGGCCGTCCGCACCTTCACCGGTGTGTGTGACGTCAAGGCGATCGTCAACCTCAGCCCGGCCCGCCCCCCGGCGGTGTTCCGGGTGGCAATGTCCTTGCTGGTGCCCGGGGCCACGCTCGAGCCTGTGCGTGCTCTCGTGGACGCAGCGGCCGAGGAGGTCCGCGCGTACACGCCCGGGTACCGGGTCACGGCGTGCGCCGTGACCGACGAGCGGGTGTTCGTCGCAGTAGAGGTGACGGCTTCGGGTGATCGGATCCCGCGGTACGCCGGCAACCTCGACATCATCAACTCGGCCGCCGTCCTGATCGCCGAGCAGTACGCCGCCGGCCGGGAGCCGGTGAGCGCCGCAAAGGAGCTGACGTGAACCAGGACACGGTCGAGACCGCGACGGATCC includes these proteins:
- a CDS encoding cytochrome P450, encoding MTKIRSGVTAWLARRYLARTQKKGFDLSRMPFLPESTLMPLRRHGLDPVADLSELRQKSPVSVLPVPLASNVWLVTGYDEVKEVLGKAKAFSSDYTNLVGNAGADAGKNPGGLGFADPPDHTRLRRLLTPEFTMRRLGRLTPRIHEIVEDRLTEMERLGRSGEPVDIVHTFALPIPSLVICELLGVPYEDRADFERLSAARFDLFGGASASFGAISESLAYFQEIVKKERKDPGDGLLGQIVRDHGDTVTDDELAGLADGVLTGGFETTASMLALGALVLLRDPDHFAALKDGDDAADRYVEELLRYLTVVQVAFPRFAREEVEIGGVRIAEGDVVLCSLSGADRDGKLGPDMEQFDPNRKVPSHLAFGYGIHRCVGAELARMELRAAYPALVRRFPNMRLAVPEQELAFRKLSIVYGVESLPVRLHG
- a CDS encoding acyl carrier protein; translation: MYEALKTILIEELQLTEGDVRPEAGREEAGLDSLAMVELSMLLSKRLGIEISDDELLESATLSDIARLMDERSAKA
- a CDS encoding beta-ketoacyl-ACP synthase III, which gives rise to MGGIPLTDPRDTAAVMCGIGHWLPPQVVTNADLSSRLDTSEEWIRSRTGIASRHVAGPGTATSDLAVEAGARALKSAGSSDVQALVLATTTPDRPCPATAPEVASRLGLTGIAAFDVSAVCTGFLYGLATAAGFIATGLADRVLLIAAETFTTLLDPEDRATVPIFGDGAGAMVLRRGSASEPGAIGRVVLGSDGEHSDLIAVEAGGSRQRSAGRPAAEEQTYFQMQGRKVFRHAVERMSAAAITATEAAGWRMDEVDRLVAHQANARITAAVASELGLPADRRAQNIEQVGNTAGASVPILLAQAAADGSLAPGHRVLLTAFGGGLTWGAATVLWPGLELFDH
- a CDS encoding phytanoyl-CoA dioxygenase family protein — protein: MTLKALSTSQFENFERDGYCIVPSFLSPDDLTHVRNYYERAAEAQSSSRPAQDATAWDRDGSSANVLRKAPAPLDNDPECRRIFTSPRVLDHVEDLIGPNIYLHSSKLLFKPARTGRRKPMHQDLAYWDDMTARQVTLWCAIDRVTAESGGMELIPGSHNRQLQQHEELDDWQLREDALDLSQVHVPEMEPGDALFLDVLTIHASGQNRSDHDRLAAVVNYYSRPKSAAQKSRYGSTEPLREPHHNIA
- a CDS encoding carbamoyltransferase family protein — translated: MSSIVPQAGEDGPVVLGISCSHDASACLLRGGEVVAAIQLERLTRVKHDGRPYLNTRVAADYCLNAAGMTGDDVDVFAFNTQNLVPSQVGLNFPFADESFDLFDPVGERSVFVSHHLAHAFATYFSAPFDRAAVWVVDGSGGSVIGADDLLLRGPELAEYVNTPLPTPRPPYHVESAYVFDRSGYRLVDRTVAASFHPMCGSSSLGETYASVSQYVFGDWQEGGKLMGLAPYGEASRFGESLLVQDETGRYRFSSEWKQGLRRANKRGRPMEYRDLAARVQADLEVALVDRASRVLERTGESNLAYAGGVALNSVANQRIVCESGAQRFYAMPASHDAGISIGVAAAAHYLLTGDAKGAPITHDFLGKPYAPEEVDVALKERNGYLRTEEFALEQIVDRLESGQVVGWFEGGAEFGPRALGHRSIMAAPFDRAMWEHLNRSIKYREEFRPYAPIVPIEDAEKFFEMGPDPESPYMLRVVRVRPEWRDRLGAVTHVDGTARVQTVDRVRTPRWHALLTAFGARTGVPVLVNTSMNVRGEPVVETPGQAIDVLLATQMDALVLEDRVVFPTEWASDDLEAYALSRAPGVELSASAGESGPECRLTSRARSSLVKELPLSVFLLLSEADGETSLGDLLKRHCVESVERAEAVRIVRELLTDRLLLTKEGGSRS
- a CDS encoding acetaldehyde dehydrogenase (acetylating), producing the protein MTGRTDLNVAVLGAGMIGIDLASRIGRSASLKCGLVVGRDDQSLGLRRAAELGWATTAGGIDALVDAPRPFDIVFDATNALSHAEHWARLEPLGTTLIDLTPSRVGHMVAPTVNVADALQCGNVNLISCGGQASIPILHALTRQYEPDYIEVVTTAASPSVGRATRLNLDEYIATTQEAVRTFTGVCDVKAIVNLSPARPPAVFRVAMSLLVPGATLEPVRALVDAAAEEVRAYTPGYRVTACAVTDERVFVAVEVTASGDRIPRYAGNLDIINSAAVLIAEQYAAGREPVSAAKELT